In Sphingobium sp. Z007, one DNA window encodes the following:
- a CDS encoding efflux RND transporter periplasmic adaptor subunit — translation MNYETQLVGDSMVVIDDYEARRRRKRLLLIGGGAAVVLVAAAAWISMRGDTAATPAAPAAQVPVVTVIRPGQSVVARTVTATGSLAARIDMPVGVVGEGGMVSRVLVQPGDWVRAGQPLAIIERSVQVEQVRSLAAQVDVARADAKLAQAQLDRAKALVGRGFISAADIDQRTATRDAAAARVSVAAAQLAEQRARTGRLDIRAPASGLVLTRAVEPGQIVQAGGGVLFRLAKDGEMELQAQVAEGDLATLRPGNSAMVTPIGHSEQFAGRIWQVSPVVDPQTRQGIARIAVPYNPAIRPGGFAAATITSGSGSAPLLPESAVQSDPKGSYVYIVNAKNQVERRNVTVGQVSDAGVAVTSGIDGAESIVTSAGAFLTPGQKVKPELLKVR, via the coding sequence ATGAATTACGAAACCCAGCTGGTGGGCGACTCGATGGTCGTCATCGACGATTATGAGGCGCGCCGTCGGCGCAAACGCCTGTTGCTGATCGGCGGCGGCGCGGCCGTGGTGCTGGTCGCCGCAGCCGCCTGGATATCGATGCGTGGCGACACGGCGGCCACCCCCGCCGCGCCTGCCGCCCAAGTGCCGGTCGTCACCGTCATCCGGCCCGGCCAGTCGGTCGTCGCCCGCACTGTGACGGCCACCGGATCGCTGGCCGCGCGGATCGACATGCCGGTCGGCGTCGTGGGCGAAGGCGGCATGGTGAGCCGCGTGCTGGTGCAGCCGGGCGACTGGGTGCGCGCTGGCCAGCCGCTGGCGATCATCGAACGCTCGGTCCAGGTCGAACAGGTGCGATCGCTCGCCGCCCAGGTGGACGTCGCCCGCGCCGACGCCAAGCTCGCCCAGGCCCAGCTCGACCGCGCGAAGGCGCTGGTCGGCCGCGGCTTCATCAGCGCCGCCGATATCGATCAGCGCACCGCGACACGCGACGCAGCCGCAGCCCGCGTCAGCGTGGCCGCCGCGCAGCTTGCCGAACAGCGCGCCCGCACCGGGCGGCTGGACATTCGCGCGCCCGCATCCGGCCTGGTCCTGACCCGCGCGGTCGAACCGGGCCAGATCGTCCAGGCGGGCGGCGGCGTGCTGTTCCGCCTGGCCAAGGATGGCGAGATGGAATTGCAGGCCCAGGTGGCCGAGGGCGACCTGGCGACGCTGCGTCCGGGCAATAGCGCCATGGTGACGCCGATCGGCCATAGCGAGCAGTTCGCCGGCCGCATCTGGCAGGTGTCGCCCGTGGTCGACCCCCAGACGCGGCAGGGCATTGCGCGCATCGCCGTCCCCTATAATCCCGCGATCCGCCCCGGCGGTTTTGCCGCCGCCACCATCACCAGCGGATCGGGCAGCGCGCCATTACTCCCCGAATCGGCGGTGCAGAGCGATCCCAAGGGCAGCTATGTCTATATCGTCAACGCCAAGAACCAGGTTGAGCGCCGCAACGTGACGGTGGGCCAGGTGTCCGATGCCGGGGTCGCCGTGACCAGCGGGATCGACGGCGCGGAAAGCATCGTCACCTCCGCCGGCGCCTTCCTGACGCCGGGGCAGAAGGTGAAACCGGAATTGTTGAAAGTCCGCTAG
- a CDS encoding GlsB/YeaQ/YmgE family stress response membrane protein: protein MGIILWLIVGGVIGWLASMVMRTDAQQGILLNIVVGIVGAFIGGLIFSGGSINNAGLTLYSFLVSLVGAIILLAIVNLVRRGSVR, encoded by the coding sequence ATGGGCATTATCTTGTGGCTTATCGTCGGCGGCGTCATTGGCTGGCTCGCCAGCATGGTGATGCGGACCGACGCGCAGCAGGGCATCCTGCTGAACATCGTGGTTGGTATCGTCGGCGCGTTCATCGGCGGCCTGATCTTTAGCGGCGGCTCGATCAACAATGCGGGCCTGACGCTTTACAGCTTCCTGGTGTCGCTGGTCGGCGCGATCATTCTGCTCGCGATCGTCAATCTGGTTCGTCGAGGTTCGGTGCGCTAA
- a CDS encoding efflux RND transporter permease subunit, whose amino-acid sequence MNFRNISAWAIRNPVTPLVLFAALMLAGIVSFMRMDVNNNPDISFPAVSVVVSQPGAAPTELETQVTQRIEAAVRGISGVDEITSFASEGRSLTNVQFQIGTPVDRAVNDVKNAVDQIRSDLPDGILEPQVTRIDIDGGPIAYFSAEATDMTLEELSWYVDNTVAKRLLSVSGMAAVNRGGGVSREIRVILDPAKLQAFGITAAQVNAQLQQVNLNAAGGRTEIAGAEQSIRVLGNARNARDLGATQIAISGARTVKLADIAQVRDMYAEQRNLSLMNGRQVTSFSMEKAKGTSDVTVYDESMKVLEQLKKENPKVQFKQLYTSVEYTKEQYHSAMAAMIEGAVLAVVIVFLFLRDWRATMISALAIPLSAIPTFWFMEMMGFTLNSISLLALSLVAGVLVDDAIVEIENIVRHMRMGKSAYQASIDAADEIGLAVLATTMAIVAVFLPVALMPGISGQFFIQFGMTVVVSVLMSLGVARLITPMIAAYFLKAHGEESHGEGWMMDRYMSVLRWSLDERRAIAHRARGGWRRFTALFLDHRVWTVGIGALAFIATIIAFATLPMTFQPVTNTDFSQVKIETVPGSTLAQTTAITRKVADMLTADTDVVEAAFADIEPTTADIFLTLKKTRPISSVDWERKIAPQFQTVADARVNFQSQSGGGFGRDIIMMFGSDDPEKLERTANQLVAEMARIPELRAPRVQGDMQRPEIIITPRLDLAASLGVTTAALSQSIRIATIGDIDQNSAKFSLSDRQIPIRVSIAEDSRKDIGTIQNMPVPTVNGGSVPLKVVADIHFGAGPTQIRRYNQIRRIVVGADLAPGIVTSQATAKINALPLMKAINDGKVQGIQKINAGDSKFQAEMLTNFMIAVASGILLVLAVLVLLYKRIMPPFVNLGSLLLAPLGGALALHIAGEPISMPVLIGLLMLLGIVAKNSILVIDFALEEMEKGVPKFEAIVDAGHKRAQPIVMTTVAMVAGMVPTALALSGDGAWRAPMGITVIGGLLLSTVLTLVIVPATFSLAVAIESWVGPRLGRGLLTYKAGDDKDRPVHPHPAE is encoded by the coding sequence ATGAATTTTCGCAATATTTCCGCATGGGCCATCCGCAACCCGGTGACGCCGCTCGTCCTGTTCGCCGCGCTGATGCTGGCGGGCATCGTCAGTTTCATGCGGATGGACGTCAACAACAACCCCGACATCAGCTTCCCGGCGGTCAGTGTGGTCGTCAGCCAGCCCGGCGCAGCCCCGACGGAGCTGGAGACGCAGGTTACGCAGCGGATCGAAGCGGCGGTGCGCGGGATCAGCGGCGTCGATGAAATCACCTCCTTCGCGTCCGAAGGCCGGTCGCTGACCAATGTCCAGTTCCAGATCGGCACGCCGGTCGACCGCGCAGTCAACGACGTCAAGAACGCCGTCGATCAGATTCGCAGCGACCTGCCCGATGGCATATTGGAGCCGCAGGTCACCCGGATCGACATTGATGGCGGGCCGATCGCCTATTTCAGCGCCGAAGCGACCGATATGACGCTGGAGGAACTGTCTTGGTATGTCGACAATACCGTGGCAAAGCGGCTGCTGTCGGTGAGCGGCATGGCGGCGGTCAATCGTGGCGGCGGCGTCAGCCGCGAAATCCGCGTCATCCTGGACCCGGCCAAGTTGCAGGCGTTTGGCATCACCGCCGCGCAAGTGAACGCCCAGCTACAACAGGTAAACCTGAACGCCGCGGGCGGCCGCACCGAAATCGCCGGCGCCGAACAGTCGATCCGCGTGCTGGGCAATGCGCGCAACGCCCGCGATCTGGGTGCCACCCAAATCGCGATCAGCGGCGCGCGCACGGTGAAGCTGGCCGATATCGCGCAAGTGCGTGACATGTATGCCGAACAGCGCAACCTGTCGTTGATGAACGGGCGGCAGGTCACCAGTTTCAGCATGGAAAAGGCCAAGGGCACGTCCGACGTCACCGTTTATGACGAATCGATGAAGGTGCTGGAGCAGCTGAAGAAGGAAAATCCCAAGGTCCAGTTCAAGCAGCTCTACACCAGCGTCGAATATACCAAAGAACAATATCATTCTGCCATGGCCGCGATGATCGAGGGCGCGGTGCTGGCGGTCGTCATCGTCTTCCTGTTCCTGCGCGACTGGCGCGCGACGATGATTTCGGCGCTGGCGATCCCGCTGTCGGCAATCCCCACCTTCTGGTTCATGGAAATGATGGGCTTTACGCTGAACAGCATTTCGCTGCTGGCGCTCAGCCTGGTCGCGGGCGTGCTGGTCGATGACGCCATCGTGGAGATCGAGAATATCGTGCGCCATATGCGCATGGGCAAATCCGCCTATCAGGCGTCGATCGACGCGGCGGACGAAATCGGCCTGGCCGTGCTGGCCACCACCATGGCGATCGTCGCCGTATTCCTGCCGGTCGCCCTGATGCCCGGCATATCGGGCCAGTTCTTTATCCAGTTCGGCATGACCGTGGTGGTGTCTGTGCTGATGAGCCTGGGCGTCGCGCGCCTCATCACGCCGATGATCGCGGCCTATTTCCTCAAAGCTCATGGCGAGGAAAGCCATGGCGAAGGCTGGATGATGGACCGCTATATGAGCGTGCTGCGCTGGTCCCTGGACGAGCGCCGGGCGATCGCCCATCGCGCGCGCGGCGGCTGGCGGCGCTTCACCGCCCTGTTCCTGGACCATCGCGTCTGGACCGTGGGCATCGGCGCGTTGGCGTTCATCGCGACGATCATCGCCTTCGCGACGCTGCCGATGACGTTCCAGCCGGTCACCAACACAGATTTCAGCCAGGTGAAGATCGAAACCGTGCCGGGCAGCACCCTGGCGCAGACGACCGCCATCACCCGCAAGGTCGCCGACATGCTGACCGCCGATACCGACGTGGTGGAGGCCGCCTTCGCCGATATCGAGCCGACCACGGCCGATATCTTCCTGACGCTCAAGAAGACGCGCCCGATCAGCTCGGTCGATTGGGAGCGCAAGATCGCGCCGCAATTCCAGACCGTCGCCGACGCGCGGGTCAATTTCCAATCGCAGTCGGGCGGCGGCTTTGGCCGCGACATCATCATGATGTTCGGGTCGGACGACCCGGAAAAGCTGGAACGCACCGCCAACCAGCTGGTCGCGGAAATGGCGCGCATCCCCGAACTGCGCGCGCCGCGCGTGCAGGGCGATATGCAGCGCCCGGAAATCATCATCACCCCGCGCCTTGACCTGGCCGCCAGCCTGGGCGTGACCACCGCAGCGCTCAGCCAGTCGATCCGCATCGCGACGATCGGCGACATCGACCAGAACAGCGCCAAATTCTCGCTGTCCGACCGCCAGATCCCGATCCGCGTGTCGATCGCCGAGGATAGCCGCAAGGATATCGGCACGATCCAGAACATGCCGGTGCCGACCGTCAACGGCGGATCGGTGCCGCTCAAGGTCGTGGCCGACATCCATTTCGGCGCAGGGCCGACGCAGATCCGCCGGTACAACCAGATCCGCCGCATCGTCGTGGGCGCGGATCTCGCCCCTGGCATCGTCACCAGCCAGGCGACCGCCAAAATCAACGCGCTGCCACTGATGAAGGCGATCAATGACGGCAAGGTCCAGGGCATCCAGAAGATCAACGCGGGCGACAGCAAGTTCCAGGCGGAAATGCTGACCAATTTCATGATCGCGGTCGCATCGGGCATCCTGCTGGTGCTGGCGGTGCTGGTGCTGCTCTACAAGCGGATCATGCCGCCCTTCGTCAATCTGGGGTCGCTGCTGCTCGCCCCGCTGGGCGGTGCGCTGGCGCTGCATATCGCCGGCGAGCCCATTTCCATGCCGGTGCTGATCGGCCTGCTGATGCTGCTGGGCATCGTCGCCAAAAACTCGATCCTCGTCATCGACTTCGCGCTGGAGGAGATGGAGAAGGGCGTGCCCAAGTTCGAGGCGATCG
- a CDS encoding GlsB/YeaQ/YmgE family stress response membrane protein has translation MDLLGWIVIGLLAGALAKLIMPGRDPGGCIVTILLGIAGALLAGFVGRLAGVYAPGERAGFIAAILGAVAVLALYRFFAARR, from the coding sequence GTGGATTTGCTGGGGTGGATCGTCATCGGCCTGCTGGCCGGCGCATTGGCCAAACTCATCATGCCCGGTCGTGACCCGGGCGGGTGTATCGTGACCATATTGCTGGGCATAGCCGGGGCGTTGCTGGCCGGCTTTGTCGGTCGGCTGGCGGGCGTCTATGCGCCCGGCGAGCGCGCCGGTTTCATCGCCGCCATATTGGGCGCGGTCGCCGTGCTGGCGCTGTACCGCTTTTTCGCGGCGCGGCGCTGA